TTATCTATTCCCCCGTCACCCTTGGAGGAGATCAGTTCTTTAAAAAACATTAATGcatgtttttagttttatttttgtttatatactgtaaatatgTATAGTTCAAGGACAAACTTCAATTTTATTGACTAAATACAGCGTCCTGGATAGAGTTTAAAGAACTGAAAAACAGGGAAAAGGAGAGAAACATATTGATTAGATAAATAAAGCCCCAGCCCtaattttttgtcgagcctgcaacttttgttgcagaaagctcgacatagggatagtgatccggcggcggcggcgttagcttactttttaaaagctttatatttcagaaagtggaagacctggatgcttcatactttgtataaagatacctcatgttacgaagtttccgtcagtcacatgtcagatgtccttgacctcattttcatggtttagtgacaacttgaaaaaaaagttcacattttttgtaatgttaaattctctcttattataagtaataggattactatatttggtatgtgtgtaccttgcaaggtcctcatgaccgtcagacagtttttacttgacctcgacctcatttcatggatcattggtctttgtttagctatcttgtttaatgttaagtttatgtggcagttgtaataaagattgatacttaggactatcaaaaTAGTGATCAGTGAataaggttaagttttggtggtcaagtccatatctcagatactataagcaatagggctagtatattcggtgtatggaaggactgtaaggtgtacatatccaactggcaggtgccatctgaccttgacgtcattttcatggtttgaaaagattatagttaagtttttgagttttggtatgtttttctcatactttatgcaatagatctactatatttattgtatggaatgattgtaaggtgtacaagTCTAGcaggcagatgtcatctgaccttgacctcattttcatggttcagtggtcaaagttaagtttttgatttttggtctttttatctaatattatttgccaaaggtcaactatatttggtgtatggaaatgtATTATGATCCATTTGTCAGTCCCgtaggttttatttgaccatgacctcaatttcacggttcattgctctttatatttaggactatcaacataatatcaatgattagtaaagaaggcgagacatttcagtgtgtgcactcttgttgtgttttggtctatttttattaaactataagtaataggtcgactatgtttgttgtatggaagcattgttagctgtacatgtctgcctggcatggttcatctgaccttgacctcattttcatggttcaattgTCTTTGTTTAGtaagttatcttggttaatgttaagtttatgtgacagtttttaataaagctttatacttatcaacataatatcaatgattagtaaagaaggcgagacatttcagcgtgtgcactcttgtttttatatacataaaaataataataaaaatgtgtgAAGATTATTGATAAACGAATGACTATAATATTTCAGGTTCAATCCATTGAATGTTCAAAGATGACAAACACATACGTTTCTAATGCATATTCGGATATAGTATTTGCGCAAGTTAAAGGTGATGCATTAGCTATTGCTGGAACAAAAAGAGAGGTCGGCGGCAGCGTTAGATTAGGGTACGTTGGCGTCGGAGGGAAGACAAATGAATACACTAAATATGATAACAGCACGATACTTAAGGGGTATACTAGAATTCCACCAGGACGTTCAATTCCATTCCATCCACATACTGCTAAAAATAGAGTGTACGTAACTCTAACTACAGCTGATCATTTGATCATTTGCGAGAATCATGCATTGAGACTGGGGCAAAACGTTATTGTTGATACCGAGGCAACATTAAGAGTGgccaaaaaaaagtcatttattgGAAAATTATACGAGAAATGGATCGATGAAGACGG
This Mytilus trossulus isolate FHL-02 chromosome 14, PNRI_Mtr1.1.1.hap1, whole genome shotgun sequence DNA region includes the following protein-coding sequences:
- the LOC134697122 gene encoding uncharacterized protein LOC134697122, with the translated sequence MTNTYVSNAYSDIVFAQVKGDALAIAGTKREVGGSVRLGYVGVGGKTNEYTKYDNSTILKGYTRIPPGRSIPFHPHTAKNRVYVTLTTADHLIICENHALRLGQNVIVDTEATLRVAKKKSFIGKLYEKWIDEDGNDFKASDSDSDSSSSDSSDSDDSDDSDDSDDSDDSDDDDDENTDKEDKENKVDEEQNADNDDKAVEPIR